The Amycolatopsis methanolica 239 nucleotide sequence CGTCGGCAGCGGTGGCCGCAACCGGCCGTTCGCCGCGTTCGGTCTCGACGGCGAGGCGCACGTCGCCCGGTTCACCGAGGGGATCCGCCTGGTCAAGGCCCTGTGGACCGAGGACGTGATCGACTTCGACGGCCGATTCTGGCAGCTCGAGGGCGCCTCGATGCAGCCGAAGCCGTTCCAGAAGCCCGGCCCGCCGCTGTGGTTCGGCGGCAGCCACCCGAACGCCCTCAAGCGGGCCGTGAAGCACGGCGACGGGTTCTTCGGCGCCGGTTCCTCGACCACCGCGGCCTTCGCCGAGCAGGTCAAGACGCTGCGCGAGGTGCTGGCCGAAGCCGGGCGTGAGGACTTCCGGATCGCCAAGCGCGTGTACATCGTCGTGGACGACGACGGGGACGCGGCCCGCCGCCGCGCCGCCGACGGTCTCGCCGAGATCTACGGCAAACGCGGCCTCGAAGCGGTCGCGGTGGCAGGCACGCCCGACGAGTGCGTGGCCGGGGTGCAGGAGGTCGCCGCCGCGGGCGCCGAGCTGATCCTGTTCACCCCGTTCGCCGACCAGGCCGAGCAGATGGAACGCCTGGCCGCCGAGGTCATACCCCGGATCTGACCGCCCACATCGCGTCCG carries:
- a CDS encoding LLM class flavin-dependent oxidoreductase encodes the protein MRFAISIPQFVADGTFDPAAFGAYVRRAEELGFESGWTQEQVLGTAPHLSANETMAYAFACTERLRLGCAVYVTPLHIPAHLAKSLATLDQLSRGRLEVGVGSGGRNRPFAAFGLDGEAHVARFTEGIRLVKALWTEDVIDFDGRFWQLEGASMQPKPFQKPGPPLWFGGSHPNALKRAVKHGDGFFGAGSSTTAAFAEQVKTLREVLAEAGREDFRIAKRVYIVVDDDGDAARRRAADGLAEIYGKRGLEAVAVAGTPDECVAGVQEVAAAGAELILFTPFADQAEQMERLAAEVIPRI